In Helianthus annuus cultivar XRQ/B chromosome 3, HanXRQr2.0-SUNRISE, whole genome shotgun sequence, a single window of DNA contains:
- the LOC110932201 gene encoding uncharacterized protein LOC110932201 yields the protein MGDANNANDADAKALHPVYSVTNIQNKVRILDGEKVTYSSWVKLFKLHAHGYDVLDHIDETPPPAATDPSYEAWSKIDSIVLQWIYGTLSDDLLVRVLEADSTAQQAWDRIKKMKDLADQLNDVDHLVSESRLVLQMLLGLPSEFDTVASFITQSDTSWDNAREMLDREQRRQATQQQLPSQPTLVAANKSQGPPAPMTHPVQTPHPHS from the exons ATGGGAGACGCTAACAATGCAAACGACGCTGATGCTAAAGCCCTACATCCAGTATATTCTGTCACAAATATACAGAATAAAGTCCGGATTCTTGATGGCGAAAAAGTAACATACTCTTCCTGGGTGAAATTATTCAAACTTCATGCACACGGATACGatgtattggatcacattgaTGAAACACCACCACCTGCTGCAACAGATCCGTCCTATGAAGCATGGTCCAAAATAGACTCCATTGTTCTTCAATGGATCTATGGAACTCTATCAGACGATCTATTGGTTCGCGTTTTAGAGGCTGATTCAACCGCTCAACAAGCTTGGGACCGGATTAAG AAAATGAAAGATTTGGCAGACCAACTCAACGATGTGGATCACCTAGTCTCAGAATCACGACTTGTATTGCAAATGCTCCTCGGTCTTCCAAGTGAGTTTGACACAGTAGCTTCGTTTATCACGCAGTCAGACACGTCATGGGATAATGCAAGAGAAATGTTGGATCGGGAACAACGTCGACAAGCTACACAACAACAACTACCCTCCCAACCAACCCTTGTAGCTGCTAACAAATCACAAGGTCCACCCGCACCCATGACCCATCCTGTTCAAACACCGCATCCCCATTCATAG